The proteins below are encoded in one region of Nocardioides marmorisolisilvae:
- a CDS encoding SDR family NAD(P)-dependent oxidoreductase, protein MGSLEGKVAVITASTRSIGLGIAAAYLREGAQVVISSRSEDKGKQALAELGGLNRAHFIAADATKREDVERLIDETVAHFGGLDIVVLNAGGCDQTAPVAEISDAEWQYELDWNLNHTFWGMRRAMRHMLPAGKGRIIAMSSIEGKLGKAGIPGYTSNKHAILGLVKSAAREVGTAGITVNAICPGIVLTDAFYDGGPVTIEAMGLPDLDALAAIFYKESALQRPITVDEVAAAAVFIAGDSASGITGVALNVDGGTSPY, encoded by the coding sequence ATGGGTTCGCTCGAAGGCAAGGTCGCCGTGATCACGGCGAGCACACGCAGCATCGGCCTCGGCATCGCGGCGGCATATCTCCGCGAGGGCGCGCAGGTCGTCATCAGCAGCAGGTCGGAGGACAAGGGCAAACAGGCACTCGCCGAGCTGGGTGGTCTCAATCGGGCGCACTTCATCGCCGCAGACGCGACCAAGCGCGAGGACGTGGAGCGACTGATCGATGAGACTGTCGCCCATTTCGGGGGGCTGGACATCGTCGTACTCAATGCTGGCGGCTGCGATCAGACCGCTCCCGTCGCGGAGATCTCCGACGCCGAGTGGCAGTACGAACTCGACTGGAACCTCAACCACACGTTCTGGGGAATGCGTCGCGCGATGCGACACATGCTTCCTGCGGGCAAGGGCCGCATCATCGCCATGTCGTCCATCGAAGGCAAGCTGGGCAAGGCAGGGATCCCCGGGTACACGAGCAACAAGCACGCGATCCTCGGACTCGTGAAGTCCGCCGCCCGGGAAGTAGGGACGGCTGGAATCACCGTCAACGCCATCTGCCCGGGCATCGTGCTGACCGATGCCTTCTATGACGGCGGCCCCGTCACCATCGAAGCAATGGGCCTGCCCGACCTCGACGCGCTGGCGGCCATCTTCTACAAAGAGTCTGCGCTGCAACGCCCCATCACCGTGGACGAGGTGGCGGCAGCGGCGGTCTTCATAGCAGGTGACAGCGCCAGCGGGATTACAGGCGTAGCGCTGAACGTCGACGGCGGAACGTCGCCCTACTGA
- a CDS encoding Zn-ribbon domain-containing OB-fold protein gives MSITFRADPATQEFVDLAGRGEFLLHRDPSTGRVYGPQDTRTEHTPAEAMLPFAASGRATVVSFTFVHGRPDANGVTPRSVVAIGELDEGPWWWAEVEDADPDEVKTGSALRIAFRELNDGQHVPVFTLA, from the coding sequence ATGTCCATCACATTCCGCGCCGACCCGGCCACGCAGGAGTTCGTTGATCTCGCCGGCCGTGGCGAATTCCTGCTGCATCGCGACCCATCCACCGGCCGGGTCTACGGTCCCCAGGACACACGCACCGAACACACCCCGGCGGAGGCGATGTTGCCGTTCGCCGCAAGCGGGAGGGCGACCGTCGTGAGCTTCACCTTCGTCCACGGTCGCCCGGACGCAAACGGCGTCACTCCGCGCTCCGTGGTAGCGATCGGCGAGCTCGACGAGGGTCCCTGGTGGTGGGCCGAGGTCGAGGATGCCGATCCCGACGAGGTCAAGACCGGGTCCGCATTGCGTATCGCCTTTCGCGAACTCAACGATGGTCAGCACGTGCCCGTGTTCACGCTCGCATGA
- a CDS encoding thiolase family protein, with protein MDGGVTSVHTRYHPHAAIAGLGITEMGKVYGRTATQFADEAVRLAAVDAGLALSEIDGLLVSGGISDDVHLDLQRSLGLKDLHVLAEMQSFGATAGAMVQTASLAVAAGVVNAVACVFADAPLRESVSAGASYTGGSASGWMGLLAAAGVLGANPLYALAARRHIERYGTTTDQFGAIAVAQRAWAALNPLAQQRTPMTLDDHRSSRWIAEPFRLLDCCLVSNGGIAVIVTSPERAADLQQPPVHVLGWGQAHPGHFLERFEEFGLVSGAVDSGPAALAMAGVSLSDIDVVELYDCYTYTVLISLEDYGFCAKGEGGAFVESGALGPGGSLKLNTGGGQLSSYYMWGMTPLSEAIIQARGQAGERQVADHELLLVSGNGGVLDHHSTLVLGTHPS; from the coding sequence ATGGACGGAGGCGTCACCTCGGTGCACACCCGGTATCACCCCCACGCAGCGATCGCCGGTCTCGGGATCACCGAGATGGGCAAGGTCTACGGTCGGACCGCCACGCAGTTCGCCGACGAGGCGGTCCGCCTCGCTGCCGTGGACGCAGGACTGGCTCTGTCGGAGATCGATGGTCTCCTGGTGTCGGGAGGCATCAGCGACGACGTGCATCTCGACCTGCAACGATCGCTCGGCCTCAAGGATCTCCATGTGCTCGCCGAGATGCAGTCCTTCGGCGCTACCGCAGGCGCGATGGTCCAGACTGCCTCATTGGCGGTCGCGGCCGGCGTCGTCAACGCCGTCGCCTGCGTCTTCGCCGACGCTCCTCTGCGGGAGTCGGTGTCGGCGGGGGCAAGTTACACAGGCGGGAGCGCCTCCGGCTGGATGGGCCTGCTCGCCGCTGCTGGTGTGCTCGGCGCCAACCCGCTCTATGCCCTGGCAGCACGACGCCACATCGAACGATACGGGACCACCACGGATCAGTTCGGTGCCATTGCCGTAGCGCAGCGTGCCTGGGCCGCGCTCAACCCTCTTGCCCAGCAACGGACCCCGATGACCCTGGACGACCACCGATCCTCACGCTGGATCGCAGAGCCCTTCAGGCTCCTCGACTGTTGCCTGGTCTCCAATGGCGGTATCGCAGTCATCGTGACGAGCCCTGAGCGCGCCGCGGACCTGCAGCAGCCGCCGGTGCATGTCCTGGGTTGGGGGCAGGCACACCCGGGGCACTTCCTCGAACGCTTCGAAGAGTTCGGCTTGGTGAGCGGCGCCGTGGACTCGGGTCCAGCCGCGCTGGCGATGGCAGGAGTGAGTCTGTCCGACATCGACGTTGTGGAGTTGTACGACTGCTATACCTACACGGTCCTGATCAGTCTCGAGGACTACGGCTTCTGCGCCAAGGGTGAAGGGGGTGCCTTCGTCGAGTCGGGCGCCCTGGGTCCCGGTGGATCGCTGAAGTTGAACACCGGAGGCGGTCAACTTTCCTCGTACTACATGTGGGGCATGACGCCTCTCTCCGAAGCCATCATCCAGGCTCGTGGCCAGGCCGGCGAGCGGCAGGTCGCCGATCACGAACTCCTCCTCGTCAGCGGCAACGGCGGGGTCCTCGATCACCACTCCACTCTCGTCCTAGGCACCCATCCGTCATGA
- a CDS encoding ABC transporter substrate-binding protein — translation MKATGKAIVALAGATVISLAVVGCGSSNSGGDAGAKSSAAASAPTLTGDPVLIGSMYPLTGQGLNEQTWLAGAKAAVAGINQRGGINGHPVKLDQCDDGNDPNKATACARKFIKDKVIAVAGGVTLFGDKMTPILQNAGIAQIGILPIVPAEYSSPTVFPLDTAGLGTVGGGLYALKKIGAETVYIVAPYSGAASDAAIAFTEKNAAAAGLTVKGVAHVPPSATDYTQYAQAAISSGADAVFTNLAPAQLIPFTRAAQQLNAHFKLGTDGEASPGDYKSLGMLGSSAVYASSYPPISGDTERFPALATYNADMDAELASGDSNAEKDKRTSFTQRAWLAVSVTAQLAEKLEKPDAAGILKALRTEKNIETGMIPAWTPSAKGPTGYRSISNGQMYLLQRDGDGDKLIENDPVDIMKILFPNG, via the coding sequence ATGAAGGCCACGGGTAAAGCGATCGTCGCGCTGGCCGGCGCAACAGTCATCAGTCTCGCTGTGGTTGGTTGCGGCTCATCGAACTCCGGCGGCGACGCCGGCGCCAAGAGCAGCGCAGCCGCCAGCGCGCCGACCCTGACCGGGGACCCGGTGCTCATCGGCTCCATGTATCCGCTCACCGGCCAGGGGCTCAACGAACAGACCTGGCTCGCAGGTGCGAAAGCCGCCGTTGCCGGCATCAACCAGCGCGGTGGGATCAACGGCCACCCCGTGAAGCTCGACCAGTGTGACGACGGCAACGACCCGAACAAGGCGACCGCCTGTGCGCGCAAGTTCATCAAGGACAAGGTCATCGCCGTCGCGGGGGGCGTCACCCTCTTCGGCGACAAGATGACTCCGATCCTGCAGAACGCGGGCATTGCGCAGATCGGCATCCTGCCCATCGTCCCGGCGGAGTACAGCTCGCCGACGGTCTTCCCGTTGGACACAGCCGGTCTGGGCACCGTCGGTGGTGGCTTGTACGCGCTCAAGAAGATCGGTGCAGAGACCGTCTACATCGTCGCGCCCTACTCGGGTGCGGCAAGCGACGCCGCCATCGCCTTCACGGAGAAGAATGCTGCCGCGGCCGGCCTCACAGTGAAGGGCGTCGCCCACGTGCCCCCGTCGGCGACCGATTACACCCAGTACGCGCAGGCTGCGATCAGTTCGGGTGCCGACGCGGTGTTCACCAACCTGGCCCCCGCACAGTTGATCCCGTTCACCCGTGCCGCGCAGCAGCTCAACGCGCATTTCAAGCTCGGTACGGACGGCGAGGCGTCTCCGGGCGATTACAAGAGCCTTGGAATGCTGGGCAGCTCTGCCGTCTACGCAAGTTCGTACCCGCCGATCAGCGGCGACACCGAGCGGTTCCCGGCCCTGGCCACGTACAACGCTGACATGGATGCGGAGCTTGCATCGGGTGACAGCAACGCGGAGAAGGACAAGCGGACGTCGTTCACTCAGCGGGCCTGGCTCGCAGTCTCGGTCACTGCGCAACTGGCGGAGAAGCTCGAGAAGCCGGACGCGGCCGGAATCCTCAAGGCGTTGCGGACCGAGAAGAACATCGAGACCGGAATGATTCCAGCGTGGACTCCCAGCGCCAAGGGTCCGACGGGCTACAGGTCGATATCGAACGGCCAGATGTACCTGCTCCAGCGTGATGGTGATGGCGACAAGCTCATCGAGAACGACCCGGTCGACATCATGAAGATCCTCTTCCCCAACGGCTGA
- a CDS encoding ABC transporter ATP-binding protein, protein MPIHLEAAGVSGGYGPVTVVRDLTLAVQPGEVVALLGPNGAGKSTTLRLLSGVLAPTAGEIRMNGRSTREGLHRRARSGVGYVSGEKPVFSRLTVAENLRVSGVKRKRAIDLFPELESRWNTRAGSLSGGEQQMLGLARTLGRGIQLLLADELSLGLAPLVVERLLAVVRRAADEEGVAVINVEQHVDKVLKIADRAYVMRRGHIEMEDSGEHMRGQIDKIAASYLTGMQG, encoded by the coding sequence GTGCCCATTCATCTCGAAGCTGCCGGCGTCTCGGGTGGCTATGGTCCGGTCACCGTTGTGCGCGATCTGACGCTTGCGGTCCAACCCGGTGAGGTCGTCGCCCTGCTCGGGCCCAACGGCGCCGGGAAGTCCACGACCCTGCGATTGCTCAGTGGAGTGCTTGCTCCGACCGCGGGAGAGATTCGGATGAATGGGCGCTCGACCCGGGAAGGCCTCCATCGTCGAGCACGGTCCGGCGTCGGCTACGTCAGCGGCGAGAAGCCCGTCTTCTCACGGCTGACGGTCGCCGAGAACCTCAGGGTGTCCGGAGTCAAGCGCAAACGTGCGATCGACCTGTTCCCCGAACTCGAGAGCCGGTGGAACACTCGTGCCGGCAGCCTCTCGGGCGGGGAGCAGCAGATGCTCGGCCTGGCCCGGACCCTTGGCCGGGGAATCCAACTGCTGCTCGCCGACGAGCTGTCCCTCGGGCTGGCTCCTCTTGTGGTCGAACGACTACTGGCCGTCGTGAGACGCGCCGCCGACGAGGAAGGCGTGGCCGTGATCAATGTCGAGCAACACGTCGACAAGGTCCTCAAGATCGCCGACCGCGCTTATGTCATGCGCCGGGGCCACATCGAGATGGAGGACTCGGGTGAGCACATGCGCGGCCAGATCGACAAGATTGCCGCTTCCTACCTGACGGGGATGCAAGGATGA